The window AACCACAACAACTCTGGCGGAGGAGGCGGCGGCGAAGGTGGAGGCGGAGGCGGAGACGACGCCAGCGACAAGAACAGGGAAGAGGCGTTCCTGGTACTGGCGCAAGCGGGGCGGGCACTGGAGAGCCTCCCCAAGGACCTGGCAGCTGCTGTAGAGGCCGGGCGTATCCCCGGGGCGGTGGTCTCGAAGTTCCTCGAGCTCGAGAAGTCACCGCTGCTGAGATGGCTGCTCCAGTTCGGGGGGTTTAAGGAGAGGCTGTTGGCGGATGATCTGTTCTTGGCGAAGGTTGGCATGGAATGTGGTGTCGGGATCTTCACGAAGGTGAGTTCTGCGGTTGCATTCTGTCGATTGATGCGATGAAATCTATTGGTTGAGGTTCAATTCCTATGGCTTGGAAATGAGATTTGAAGTGTGTTTTGGGAGACAAGGTAGCACCTTTCCAGTTTCTTCAAATCGAATACAGTGTGCTCCTGCTATGCTCTCTTTTTGGTTGAATTTGTGATTAAATCGGTATAAATGGAATGTTTGTGGATTCGAGTTTCTCCTTGGCAGAGGTGACCAATAAATGGGATGTCTGAAGGTGGTTTTGGGTTTTCTTTATGGCGACATGCCCAAGTAATGTTTTTGGTAACATGGGAACTGGAACGAAGATTGGCTTATGATAAAGGTGAAAAGTTTGGGTAGAAAAGCTgttaaattgattgattatgGCAGATTAGAACACTGATGTTTGCGAAAATGCATGAAGAGGTTGTCCAATCATGATGACCTTGGCATCGTTATGTTGTTTTCTTATGGGAAGAATTTTTTCTTGGAATCGAGCTAAGGCCACTCACTTAGCATGCATTTCTTTTTCCAGACAGAATGCAAGATTTGACATCCCTTTGCATAGTGTTAAGAgcatccctctctctctctctctctcttctttggCTTTCCCTTTTGGAGATATGTCGGGATTCTACTTTGTCATGGTTTTCCAATTCGTGGTTTTGAAGTGTATCAAGCTTTCTACCTACAGTTTGTATTCAAAGTTGCATGCACAATTGTCTGCTCATTTATCGGATCGCTGAGTTTAATTTTTATGGTTCGTTCTGTAGACTGCAGCAGAGTATGAACGCCGCAGAGAGAATTTCTTCAACGAGATAGAAATTGTTTTTTGCGACGTGGTATGGATCTCCTTCCTTGccatatttattaatttattccaccatataatttattttctcagTGAGCTTCGATCTTCTATGGAAGCTTGATTTGATCAAATATCCTCCTTCCTACTGATCGTTAGGGGTGTTCAAAAATGAACCAAAAACCGAACCATTCGAACCGCGATATCAGGTTGTTAAAAAAGAATCGGATCGACTGGAGAACCAAACCGAACCAAAATAACCGGTTCGAAATGGTTCGGTTCTCTGTGGTCAAATGGTTCGGCTCGGACCAGTACTCAAGTAACCGAACCGAACCATTTTGCGGTTCAGAAATGGTCCGGTTTGGTTTGCAAACTGAACCGCACCATGAACCCCTACTTATCGTGCATGCTATCTATGATAAGGAATAATCTTTCTTGCTTTTCACTCATagcaatattaattatttcacCCTTTTTGATATACTTATGTTCATGTGATTTCTCAGGTTATGGCAATTCTTGCAGATTTCATGCTCGTTTACCTTCCTGCTCCGACTGTCTCTCTACGTCCCGCACTTGCTACTGGTGCAGGAACCATTGCAAATTTCTTCCACAACTGCCCTGATAATGCCTTCCAGGTTAATTTTCATCCcccttttttatgttttccgaAGAAACTCCTTGGAAAACTATTTGACTTTGAGATGTAGTTATGAAAATTATCCTGAAACTTGTGGGCAGGTTGCTCTATCTGGAACTTCATATTCATTCCTACAAAGAACCGGTGCCATAGTGGTGAGCTTTTAATCCTACTTCTCCATACAATTTTTTGCACTAACAAGCATATGTCCACATAATTTATATGAATGCTTTGACTTGCAGCGTAATGGTGCAAAGCTTTTTGCAGTGGGTACCTCTTCATCGTTGGTGAGTTCCCTCCACTATTTCAAGGAAGCTCTACTGCATAGTTATGTAGTACTGGAAAAATTATCGGCCTTTTAATTTTACCTTCTAATTTTTCCTCGATTCAAAACCaaatttaagggaaaaaagtGTTAGAAGTTGCACTTCACTTGATCTTTTGCCTTGGTTTCCTTGTATATTGTACTTTGTCCCTCGACATGCCTTtgctttgatttgatttggTCATCTTCCAAAAGTAAATGGCGGAAAACTGGAAATTTTTTCCAGACGATTTTAAAACTTGTTCAATCCAAGGGTACTCGTTCATTGGCAAATGATTAGGCGAATGTCTTCTCTCACATAGGTAGGCCTTGCATCTACAGAGAAAAGAATatatagttttctttttcttctccctGTTGTGAACATGATTTAATCTAATATGATACGTTGTTCTTCTTCAGGTCGGAACTGCAGTTACAAATTGCCTGATTAATGCAAGGAAGGCCGTTGATAAGGATGCTGCAGGAGAAGTTGAAACTTTGCCCATACTATCGACAAGTGTTGGCTATGGTGTCTATATGGCTGTTTCCAGTAACCTCAGGTAAGCTGTTCTTTGATTTACTAACTTCAGTATCTTAATAAATCTGATTTCTGGTGTGACCCCGGGGGTAGGTTTGGAGTGCTCAGTGCTATGTGAAAATTCTTCGGCCTGTCAATATCATGTATAAAAATCAAGCAGCTCCAGCTGGAAATAGATTTTCTCATGCTCGTTGATTTGATGGTTACATGCGAAATTTCACTCTATGGATTGCTTTTTTTGGCACGGAAACAAAAAGCCGCACTTGCTTTCTTTGGCTTTTCGACTTCTCAAAAGGTCTTCTTTCTTGCCATTAGAATAGTCGGCCTTGAAAATTTGTGGTTTGAGTTGCCCAAGCGATTATCAGGCTCGGCTTCTGATTTGTGGTCCTATGCGAACATCGGTACCGgtcttcccccccccccccccccccccccccccccccccccgggcCATATAGAGGAAACTGAAACACTCGCTGGAGTTTCTGTGTCGTCTCATTCTGGAccattcacattcttgagtgacCACCTCCAAAATAACGCCACCTCTTCGAGCAAAATCGTAAATTTTGAGTATGCTAAAGCATCTACTCAAGGTGTAAATCTGTGATTGTGATTTTACAGGTACCAAGTTCTTGCGGGTGTGATCGAACAGAGGATGTTGGAGCCGTTGCTGCACCAGAACAAGATAATGCTGAGTGCTCTCTGCTTTGCTGTTAGGACCGGGAATACGTATTTGGGCTCGTTATTGTAAGATTCTTGCCCCTCTCTAGAAAAATCTCCATCGCATTTTTCTCAGTCCATAGTTGCTTAGGACTTGTGATGTTTTGCAGGTGGGTAGATTATGCTCGGTTGATCGGCATACAGTAGCACCAAGGATTCGAACAACGCATGCAAATTTTCTTTGATGCTCTTTTCTTGGCTTTCTTGATTAAAGCACATTCTTTGATGCCAGCTCTCTGTTATCGGCTGGTATTTTCAGGAGGTTTGCTCCCGAAAGCCCCCAGTTTCTTTGATAGGCATAGGATTTGAATTTCGAAAGCAAAGATTTTGGATCATTGTTTCAGACACCGAACATGATTCATTCTGAAATATTTCCTGGAATGTTAATGGAATGCTTGATTCTGTTCTTATTACATCTAGACAGTACTAAAAGCGTGTCGTCGTTTACAACAAACATAAGAGCCTGGGTGAACTTTAAGGTGCAAGGCTGATTGTCATCGAACTCTTCTCGAAGCGCAATTTTGCTATCGAATGATATTTCAGCAATTACAATATgttaaagaaaagaaatgacaTCCTTCAAAGATAAGTAAATCTAGAGACAAATTTTCCCATTCTCTAGCAATCAAGGGCTTTGTCGGCTTAAATTACTGGATTCGGGCTTGGTGTAAACGTACATTTATATACCTTAATCTCTAGGAGAACAACATCAGGAGAAGGACAATTACATTCCATCACCAAGTTAATGGTCTCGGGGGCCATCAAACGACTGGGTCTTCCTCAGGTTCCAGTGAAGCCCATCGTGGATGCTCCGCAGGAAATCGCTGGTTGAATCCACAAGGCAGGCAGTGGGGACGGGCCACGGGGCCATGCTGCAGACCAGCGCGTCTCCCGCCGCCAGCTGCTTCCGGTCCTTTCCGTCAAAGGAGGCCCACGCAGGGCTCCTGCTGTTGAAGGGCACCTGGACCCGAATGGTCACGTGCTCGGGCATTATCAGAGGCCGGAAGGAGAGGGAATGTGGGCAGATCGGCGTGAATAGTATTCCAGGAACCTGGAATTGTGCAagcaaatttataatatattagtaAGAGGAACGTTAAAGAATAAAGCTAGGTGTCCATGAGAAGAACAAACGAGAAGTAAGTGCCTGGCCTTCATAATCAagcttggcttgaagaaaTTGGGCgccagaaaaagaaatgagagGGACTGATACTTATATTCTCCCGGCTATCGCCACAGAGAATATAAGTACAAATACGAGTTCTAGCATGCCTTGGAATATCTGAAAAAGAGCAGGGGAAACTCACCTGTGGGTGGACCATCGATCCTCCAGCTGCTAGAGAATAAGCAGTGCTCCCAGATGTAGTCGATAGAATTAATCCGTCCCCTTGCACGCATGTGACAAAGGAGTTGTCGCAATAGCACTCCAAGTTTGTGAGGAATGATGAGATCCCACGATCTATCGTAACTTCATTTAATACGAGAATGGGCTCCTCAGCTTCGTACTCGTTCTTAGCTGAGTCTCTGATGACCTGGCACTGCAGTCGGTGCCTTAAAGTGATGCTGATAGGACCCTTCATTATTGAATCTATGTACTCTCTGTAATGTTCACTATCTGAGAATATGTTAAAGACCACATTTGATGCAGGGGAGTTGAAAACCCACAGAAGTAAGTTGgtttaaaattcattaaaaaaaaaaaaagtacgttAGTTTCAAAGTCTAGTGCCTGAAAGATATTCTGCGTATTCACTTCAAGTAACatgaagaaagagaaattcGTGGTCGGGGGAAAGGATACAGAAAGGTGTCATAAAGCCCAACGACCCCATAGAAAATGGGACAATAGGCGGAACGGGTCCCTTAAACATCGATGCTGCCTGCACAAGGAAGTCAAGAAACCTTAATATTAGCAGAAAGAAGCATACAATTAGGAAAATGCAGTTGGCATGAATGTACCGATATGTCCACTTTTATTTCTGTCTGATTGAGAGTTACTGTTATACAAGGAAAGTTCTCACTTTTTATACAAATCAATTCCATGAAACGGGTTCATGCTTTGAAATTTGGATCAGCTACAATTCACTGTGGCCAGTTCCAATGAAGTAATTTAGGACTCTCACTTGAACAAGTTATCTAGAACTACTTTATGCTTCACAACCCAAAGGGAGCGATTAATAGTGTCTGATTCCGGTCTATCAACAAGAATATGTATCAGAACAGAGCAGACAGCATAGTGAAGGCATAACACCGATTCTTCAGATGACATCGGACTAGTTACAAGTTAACTGTTACATCTCTATCAGAAATCTTCATACCTCATGACACTTACAATGAAACAAATATACATACCCAAAGAACAGTACCATCTCCACCGAGAGTTACCACGAGGTCCACCTCTGTGTGCAAATTTGAAATCTCTAGATCTGGAAAGCCAACAGAAAAGGCAAATACAAACTTGCTCATCAAGATTAACATCTGAAATCAAATTCTTAAGTTTCTATTTGGTCTTATCCATAAAGAGCCTATAAACTGTCCACATGTCATAAAGACTATTATAAGATATGGAAAATCAGGCCTCCGCTTCTCGAGGACCCTAACCAGTAGattaaaaaagtgaaaatgcATTAACTTGACTTAATTGTGCTAACGTAGGAAGCATCCAAGTTGCATGTCAATGCATCATATAAAATTTGCCACAATAAATTTTGCAAAAGATAAATATCAACAGGCCTGTCAGTATGGATATATATTCTTGCTTACCATCTTGCCAGGTCTCTACAAACTTGAAGAAGCAAGACTCAGCCAGAAGCTCTCCTTTAACTCGTGGTTCCACATAGATGTTCAAATTCTTCTGTTCCTTTAACCATCTGCAATGCCCATGAATTTATCTCCATATGCTTATGAATGGGTAGGTCTCAATTTTTAAGAACAGCACAAGCACTACAATTAATTACTGCCATATCATCAAACACCTCCTCCATAATAGTGGTGATATGCCGTATAATTTCACTTTGATTGGGATAATAAAGATTTGCAAGTACAATATTTGAGTAACAATTGCTTCCATCACAACAAGCATCTTCTACAGTGAAATTCCGAAATGGACAGGGAGAGTGCCTGGAATCTAAAACTGGCTTCATAATCAAAGGATTCAAAGCCTTTCATACTGTTAGTCAGCATGCAGAAATACATCAAAAGATTTTGTAATGTCTTCCTTATTTGTAGGACAGGCAGCAAATATAGTAGTTAATATCTTATAGTAGTAAAAAATAGTAGATGCAAAGTACTGGAGCAAATATAGCAGCAGAAGCAAAATATCTCATTATTTAGGCATGCCAAGTAATAATCTCCTAAAATATCTCATTATTTAGGCATGCCAAGCAATAATCttaagaagaaaaaggggCAACCATCAGCAAACTAGTGATTCTTAGGAAATAAAATGTAAACGCTGAGGAATATAAATCCACACCTAACCATCTCTGCGCAAAGAACTCGAACAGAAGTAGAATTAGGTTTTGTCAAAATAAGCACGGTCTGCGGAGGAGACTCCCATTTCAGAGAAATCTACAATGATAATAGGCACAGAGTTAGAAACCCCGTGGAAAGAACAGTCAAGGTAATATTATAGCTGGAAGCAAGAGTTTGTGCTAGATTCAGCATAATGGTGGTCAAAACCAGCTCAGCAGATCAGAGCCGCCGACTAGATTTAAGACCAAAGCCAAAAATTGTtcataatcaatatatatcaaaaggGTACCTGTTTGCTACTCCGGCTGGCTGTGGTTATATTTCCCTTTTCAAAGGACACAATGTCATGTTTGTGCTGATCACTTTGGTCACCTTTGCAACACCATGATAGTTTAAATGATGCCTATAGCAAGAAACAACATTTCAGTAAATTCCTGTACACAAGGTATCATCGAATGTTATGCAGGAAAAGCCATGTCTAGCATAAATCTTTTTATCTAATGGAGTGAAGTCTATATGAGAAAAGGACTGCAAAGTAAACCACATAATCTGTATTAAGGCCAATGATTGACAAGAGTCTAGCAATCCCAAAGTCAGTAGTAAGATAACCACAGAGCACTATGGAACTTGTAAAGACACATTTGTGCAGTGAATATGTGGGTGGCATGGATGTGGCTTGGAGTATACGAGGAATCACATTGCAATAGGAAGGTCACCTTTCTCATCATTTTGTTTTGAATTCTTCCAGTTTGAGAACCAGCTTCCCCATCAAAGAGGACCTCATGAGAGCAGATACCATGCTTTCCACAGCATCTTTCAGGTTGTGCATTGGTTGCATATCCATTTTCCAAGTTTTCAGCACTCCCACTGTAAAAATCACCATTATGGCCTCCAGATGATTTTTCTGTAAGAAGAAGTTGTTGCAATCTCTAAGATACAAACAGGACATAAAGAGAACCATATCGCCAATGTCCACTATGTACAAATATGCCTAAGttcatttatttgaaaatgacATATTTTCCTCGCAGATAAGGGTTAAACACTGTGCAAGGTGTCAACCATTTAGCATAGTCTACCGGTAAAACAGCATTTAGCTATGCATCATCAACTTTCAGCGATGACCTTGCGAAATGAAATCgtatattaataaattcataCTGATCGATATCATTAATTCTAGACAGACATCATCACATGAAAAGAATCACGTGATATCTAAAATGCGTATTAGATCTGCTATTCATTCTGGAAAACCTTTTTTCTCCTGCTGCATATTTCTTGCCCTCTCAAGTTCGTATCTACGTTTCCATTCCGCAGCCTCAGCTTGAGCAGAAGCCTTTCCTTCAGCAGCTCGCCTTAATGCCTTTGCAACAGCTGAGATTAATCATAGAGAAAACATTAGATATCAAGTCTTAGGGTCCAAGAACAAACGCtactatttttattgataatatgCAGCGCATACTTCTTAGAGCCTCTGAAAATTCAATGAGATGGTCATCAGTCCCATGAACTGGAGTTTGTTGAAGAAGCTCTTGAACTGCTTTCTCAGAATTTGCCAATGAAACTGGATCAATAAACCCGTTCTCCAATTGTGAGGTAGATACACTCTCCTCCCCCTGTTCATGTGACCATGTGTTAGAAGAACATGTTATGCAAGAAGGTGCATGAATGTGCTGAACACAAGGCAATCCAACGAATGTCAAATTCCAAATTTTCATCTTTAGCTTCTCTATTTCCCAAATTCCCCTGCAGCTTCACACGCAATACACACTCGCCCTCGAAACAATCCTGTTGGAAGCGTGATGACTTGATAACACTGTTGAGTTCACAATCACTAGTGTCATGCCTTCAGTACGAATAATAGGCAACAAGATCTCATCTTTCAATCTCCACATACTCGGGCTTCTCGCCTACCAATTCTTCTTATCAGTCTCTAAAGTTCAGCATGGATCCCAGATACTCACAACCATTGATCACCAAATTGTCCAATTCAGCACTCTAGAAATGTACAAATAGCCTACATTCGTCCCCGATTAGCAGAagcacccaaaaaaaaaaaaaagacacgGGAGCAAGGCATCCAATCCAATCAAACATAGTCCGGAAAACTGTCCACCAATATCAGCACAGAGTAGGCAACTGAGAGTCAGACACAAATTCCAGCTGATCAAACAACATTTATGGTTACAGCAGAGAAACGCCCCGACCAATATTTGCTCCAGAGACAGCTACCAGACGGCGAATTTTGTGTCGCTACCGGGTGATGATTCATTTCACTCCACAGAAAGACAGCATACACTCATGAccacaaaaagaaaacttttCGGCGAGAGAGGAACAAACCGACACAAACAAAGTTCAACGAAACAGCAGTATAATCAGacagagggagagggagagagaggtgaTTACAGCAGAATTGAGCTGGCTCGGAGACATGACTGCTGAGCAATCGGAGGCCAACTACTTCgcgtagagagagagagagagtcctCCGAAGCTTTTTGACGTGAATTGACTGGGTGCGAGCTTGAGCTACCCCCCTTTTATAGGGTTCGTTCGGAGCGGAGCGGAataagaggagaagaagatgaagaagacgacGACATCATCGACGACGACCACGGCGGCAAGCGATCCGGTGGTCCCCGCTACAACGCGTGGCGGGTCAGGTAACATTTGGGGCGACGAAGTAGATGGATCAACTCCAAGCTCCTAACATCACCGGGAGGGATGTATTCCCATGCGTCACGGACCACTGAGGTGGCTCCTACACCGAACACGAGTCCCGGGGGGGTCTCGCCGTGACAGGTGGCGGGCTTTGATTGGGTAGTGTCGGGGAAAAGTGCCGTTGTTCGGTGAGAGAAGATGGAAACGGAGACGAAATGAGAATAGGATGCATGAAGTCTACGATGCAACCGCTAGTGCTTCCGACAGTATTTGACTTTTTTCTGttattatgaaataaaataaaataaatgattttatttatttatttatcaatcaGAAGAATTTTCCCACCTTTGTGGCCCTTTTGCATCAGCGGTGATGCAACCATCGAACATGATTCCTTCATTCAACTCCCACACTTCCCATCTCTCATTTCCCCTTTACATTTGTATGTTTCCTATTTTCTCTTTCGAGTTTTAATTATTCATCCTTTTAATATTCTTATGCTTTAACTTtgctaattattaaaaaaatttcgcattctctttcttctaccatatccatttatttttttaagtttcaAAAACCAATTTATACCTATTTTTTCTCGTGACCTTTCGGTTTAAGGACACCCTTTCatactttttattataaaaactaCATCACATGCTCTTTTCCATAATTATTAACTCTCACGAACATATcatatatgaaataatttattctttcaaCATTCACGGTCCTTCTCTCCCCTTTcttatttacatttatatcgatgagttttcaaaatttatattaagaggttttaaaaattatttcatagaTGGATATTTTCAGATGACTGACATATAtcatttgattagttcctttCGAAAATACcaaagaaattcaaattttttgatgaacttttcaaattttatatgaacttattttgaaaattattcaaGCATTATGCCAtcgataatttattttcaaactcctaattaaattttttatgggTTTTTATGGATGCAAAAGTACACATGTGGGAGAAtataaaagaaagagaagaaaagtttcaaagaaaaaagatactatatcattaatttcttttttattttattttattttctcttatctTATGTATTTCTTATCTCCATATTCTTATTCTCTTCTTTATTCTTCTGTCAACGGACATCGGCTACCGATCTACACATTGACACCATAGTGCCCGTCACAACCACCTACTAACAATGTTGCATAAGCTTAAAGTTTTCATACTGTCAATGTCCTCCCTTTACGAGTTATAGGTgcatttttattcttattcttcaaGGGTACGTGTGCAAAAAGGAGATATGAGTTGTTAACAATGTAAATctaatatcaatttttaatacattttatcaatttgcGACTGAAATTAAATTCACTATTGTGCTTTAGGTAAGATTTACAATGtattctttatttatatattaagtataaattataatatatatgatatgaatTACTAAAACAAATTTATATGCATTAAATTAGGTTCGATCAACttctttcaacttttttttaaaaaaaacttaaacgCGACCTTTAAGGTCTttaatttttggaatttttttatcaatttgggtcagat of the Punica granatum isolate Tunisia-2019 chromosome 6, ASM765513v2, whole genome shotgun sequence genome contains:
- the LOC116211228 gene encoding protein RETICULATA-RELATED 4, chloroplastic-like, whose translation is MAIAACFNNPSFSLPRRTATASSRLSNRPAASLLHLRLSIPATSTTNTTPISSILPLFQSRIQRPIFVPFSGGGYIDSGSNHNNSGGGGGGEGGGGGGDDASDKNREEAFLVLAQAGRALESLPKDLAAAVEAGRIPGAVVSKFLELEKSPLLRWLLQFGGFKERLLADDLFLAKVGMECGVGIFTKTAAEYERRRENFFNEIEIVFCDVVMAILADFMLVYLPAPTVSLRPALATGAGTIANFFHNCPDNAFQVALSGTSYSFLQRTGAIVRNGAKLFAVGTSSSLVGTAVTNCLINARKAVDKDAAGEVETLPILSTSVGYGVYMAVSSNLRYQVLAGVIEQRMLEPLLHQNKIMLSALCFAVRTGNTYLGSLLWVDYARLIGIQ
- the LOC116211227 gene encoding NAD(H) kinase 1, whose protein sequence is MSPSQLNSAGEESVSTSQLENGFIDPVSLANSEKAVQELLQQTPVHGTDDHLIEFSEALRTVAKALRRAAEGKASAQAEAAEWKRRYELERARNMQQEKKEKSSGGHNGDFYSGSAENLENGYATNAQPERCCGKHGICSHEVLFDGEAGSQTGRIQNKMMRKASFKLSWCCKGDQSDQHKHDIVSFEKGNITTASRSSKQISLKWESPPQTVLILTKPNSTSVRVLCAEMVRWLKEQKNLNIYVEPRVKGELLAESCFFKFVETWQDDLEISNLHTEVDLVVTLGGDGTVLWAASMFKGPVPPIVPFSMGSLGFMTPFYSEHYREYIDSIMKGPISITLRHRLQCQVIRDSAKNEYEAEEPILVLNEVTIDRGISSFLTNLECYCDNSFVTCVQGDGLILSTTSGSTAYSLAAGGSMVHPQVPGILFTPICPHSLSFRPLIMPEHVTIRVQVPFNSRSPAWASFDGKDRKQLAAGDALVCSMAPWPVPTACLVDSTSDFLRSIHDGLHWNLRKTQSFDGPRDH